GGTAATGAAACGCTTGTCTTCCTTGCGCACAACGCTTGCGCCAATGCCTTCAACACCCATGTCCTGTCCTCCCGACCGGAATTTGTTTGACCGCGCTTTCCATCGAAAGCTGCGGCGGTGGTTCGATTAGGTGAGGTCGCCGCTTACTCGGCGGCCTGCGCGACCTTCATGCGGCCGGCCGCATCCAGCACCGCCTTCACGATGTTGTGGTAACCGGTGCAGCGGCAGATATTGCCTTCGAGCTCGTGGCGGACGGTGGCTTCGTCGAGCTGGCCGCCGTGGCGGTGCACGATGTCGACCGCCGACATGATCATGCCCGGCGTGCAGTAGCCGCACTGCAAACCGTGATTGTCGCGGAACGCCGCCTGCATCGGATGCAGCTCGTCGCCC
This region of Bradyrhizobium sp. CCGUVB1N3 genomic DNA includes:
- a CDS encoding (2Fe-2S)-binding protein, with the protein product MSTVKLTVNGKAVSVDVEDRTLLVHLLRDHLNLTGTHVGCDTSQCGACVVHIDGRAVKSCTMLAGQADGANVTTIEGLAKGDELHPMQAAFRDNHGLQCGYCTPGMIMSAVDIVHRHGGQLDEATVRHELEGNICRCTGYHNIVKAVLDAAGRMKVAQAAE